The sequence below is a genomic window from Myxococcales bacterium.
ACTGTTTCAGCCGCTCCATGGCGGCCTTCTGCCCGAAGTGCTCGGCCCAGTCCCGCGCGGTGCGGCCGGCGTAGTCCGTGGCGCGGGCATCGGCCTGGTGTGCGATCAGGACGTCGAGGGCTCCGGTGTGCCCGAAGGCGGCGGCGGTCATCAATGCGGTCGTGCCGGAGGCGGTCTGGCGCGAGTGGGGTGCGTGGCGCGCGCTCGCGTCGGCGCCCCGCGACGCCAGCGTCCAGATGATCTCGCCGTGGCCGATGCTGGCGGTGTGCTCCGGCCACGGCCCGCCGCGTAGATCGGTCCGGTCCGGATCGGCGAGGTAGGCGTGCACCGCCGGATGGCCCGCGGCGGCGGCGATGAAGATCGGCGCCACCCCGTGGCGGTCGGATGCGTTCGGGTTCGCTCCGGCGTCGAGCAGGGCGACCACGACGTCGGTGGCGCCGCGGGCAACCGCGAGACACAAGGCATCCGGCGTCACCAGCGCGCCCTCCTGGATCAGCTCGAGCGCGCGGGGGAGATCTCCGACTGCGGCGGCCTCCTCGAGGATCGCCGCCAGGGAGGCCCGTGTTGCCCCCGTGTTGCTCATCCGCGTCAGGGTAGCGCGGGCACGGAAATCCGGCCGAATGAGCTGCAAGGGGGGGGCGACCGTGACATGCTCGGGGTTGATGCGGACGCTGGCCGTGCTCGGGTTTTTCGTTTGTTTTGGCTGCGGTGGCCCGTACACGTTCCGGGTGACGGACGTGTACGGACAGGTACTCACGGACTCCGGGATCGTGCACGCCGAAGCGACCGAGGTCGAAGGCGCCGCGCAGTTTCCTGCCTGCCCATGAGCATCAGCCAGCTCGTCGAGCTCTGCCGTGGGCGCGCGGTGTTGGCGCTGACCGGCGCTGGCTGCAGCACCGAGAGTGGCATCCCGGACTACCGCGGACCGGGGCGCCGCGGGCCTGCGCCCACGCCGGTGCAGTTCCAGGCCTTCAAGCGCGACCCGGAGACTCGGCGAAGGTACTGGGCGCGCAGTGTCGCCGGCTGGCAGCGGTTCCAGGGGGCGAGGCCGAACGGCGCACACCTGGCCCTCGCCGAGCTGGAGCAGCGAGCTCAGCTCGCCGGGCTCATCACCCAGAACGTCGACCGTTTGCACCACGCCGCCGGGAGTCGCCAGGTGATCGAGCTTCACGGTGCGCTCGAGCGGGTGCGGTGTCTCGACTGCGCGGCCCTCGAGGCGCGCAGGGCGCTTCAGCTTCGGCTGCTCGCGCTGAACCCGGGTTGGCCCGAGCTGCCCGCGACCGCGCTCCCGGACGGCGACGCCGAGCTCGAGTCGAGGGACGCTCTGGAGTTCGAGGTCGCCGCCTGCCTCGAGTGTGGCGGAGTGCTCAAACCGGACGTGGTCTTCTTCGGCGAGAACGTGCCGCGAACGACCGTCGATGCGGCTTACGAAATGATCGAGCGGGCCGACGCCCTGCTGGTGGTGGGCTCGTCCCTCAGCGTTTTTTCCGGCTACCGCTTCGTGCGCCGGGCTGCCGAGCGCGGGAAACCCATCGGCATCGTCAACCTCGGGCCGACCCGCGGCGACCCACTCGCCACACTCCGCGTCGACGGCTCCGCTGGCGAAGTTCTCGGTGCGCTCGAGCAGGCGCTCGGTTCGGCTTGACCTCCGAGGCAACTGGCCGCATCCCTCCCGTCTCCCATGTCAGCCAGCGAGCACGATTTCTCGGACGTCCCGGTCGAAAATACCAATCTGACCGGGTTTCTGCCGCTGGTCGCGCCGCGTCGGGTGAAGTCGGAGCTGGTTGCGTCGCCGGTGGTGCTCGAGCAGGTGCTCGCGACGCGGGCTGCCCTGCGCGACGTGATCTTCGGGCGAGATCTCCTGCGGCGCGTGGTGATCGTCGGCCCGTGCTCGATCCACGACCCGGATGCGGCGATCGAATACGCCACGCGGCTCGCGAAGGTCCGAGCGCAGACCCGCGAGCGACTGATCGTGATCATGCGTACCTACTTCGAGAAGCCGCGGACCACCGTCGGCTGGAAGGGTTTGATCAACGACCCGCACCTGGACGGCACTTGTGACATCGGCACCGGCCTCTACCGCGCGCGCCGCACCTTGCTCGCCATCAACGAGCTTGGTGTGCCGTGTGGCAGTGAGCTGCTCGATCCGATCACGCCGCAGTACGTGGCGGACTTGCTGTCGTGGGCCTCGATCGGCGCCCGGACGACGGAGAGCCAGACCCATCGAGAAATGGCCAGCGGAGTCAGCATGCCCGTGGGGTTCAAGAACGGGACCGATGGCAGCCTCGAAGCGTGTGTGAACGCCCTGATCTCGGCCGGCGCTTCGCACCATTTCTTGGGCATCAATTCGGATGGCGCCACCTGCGTGGTGCAGACGCGCGGCAACCCGGATCGCCACGTGGTGCTGCGGGGAGGAGCCGAACCCAACTACTTTCCGGACGACGTGCGTGCGGCGGCGGAGCGAGTCAGCGCCGCGGCGCCGGCCATCGTGCGTTCGATCATGGTCGACACCTCCCACGGCAACTCGATGAAGGACTACCGCCGCCAGCCGGAGGTCTGCCGGGCGGTGCTCGAACAGATGAAACAAGGGCAGATTGCGCTGATGGGGTTCCTGATCGAGAGCAACCTGGAGGAGGGGCGGCAGGACTGGAAACGTGGCGCGCCGCTCGCGCGCGGTGTATCGATCACGGACGGCTGCCTCGGGTGGAGCGCAACGGAGGAGCTGCTATTCGAGATCGCCGAGACTCAGCAGGCGCCGCAGACCTGACACGCGTCCGGGCAGCAGTCGCCACCGAGGGTGCAGAACGTGTCGCACCAGCAGCTGGAGGGGGATTGTTTGTTGCAGTACCCCTGGCAGCAGGGGGTGCCGGGGCAGCTGGTCGGATCGGGGTTCGTGCCGCCGCACTCGCGTTTGAACTTGCCGCTCGGGTCGGAGCCAGTGAAGCCGGTGCCACCACAGGAATAGAACTTGTTGACCGGATCCCAGCCGCACGGGTTGCCCTGACACGAGCCCGGACCGCCCTGGAGCTTGGCGCAGGCCCAGTAGTAGATCTCGTTGTTCGAGCCACAACAGCCGACGTCGCCATGGGCGTCGCCGCAGGTACTGGGGATGATGTTGCCGCCCGTGCCGCCGCCAACGCCGCCGGTTGCGCCAACGCCGCCGGTTGCGCCGACGCCGCCGCTTGCGCCAACGCCGCCGCTCGCACCAACGCCGCCGCTTGCGCCAACGCCGCCGCTTGCACCAACGCCGCCGCTTGCGCCAACGCCGCCGCTCGCGCCAACGCCGCCGCTTGCGCCAACGCCGCCGCTTGCGCCAACGCCGCCGCTTGCACCAACGCCGCCGCTTGCACCAACGCCGCCGCTTGCACCAACGCCGGCGCCCCCGGCGACCCCGCCGCCGCTGTTCGCACCGCCTTGCGCCCAGCCCGCCGCGCCCCCGATGCTGGCGCTTCCAGAGCCGGCGTTGCCGCCGCTGCTCTTGTAGCCACCGATGCCGGAGTCCGACAGATTGCCGCCGCCCAGATCGGCCTCACCCGTGGCGCAGCTCGCCAGGATCAGCGCCGAGAGCCCGAAGAGCGCACCCAAAGCTGCAAGCCGACCTGCCACGGCGGGAGCTTAGCAAGAGACCCGCTCCCGCGCGATGACAGCCGACGGCTCACGAACCCTGGAACCATCGACACAGGTCTGCTGTCCTGGTACGAGCCGTCGGAGCTCCCATGAGAATTTTAGCCTTCTCTTCGCTGATCGGGGCCTTGTCCCTGGTTTCCGGCTGCCATGCCCAGGTCGAGTCCGCCGCGCCGGCGTCGGTGCTGCCCCTCCGATCGCTGAAGTTGTACGAGACCGGGGTTGGCTACTTCGAGCGGTCCGGTCGCCTGAGT
It includes:
- a CDS encoding ankyrin repeat domain-containing protein, whose translation is MSNTGATRASLAAILEEAAAVGDLPRALELIQEGALVTPDALCLAVARGATDVVVALLDAGANPNASDRHGVAPIFIAAAAGHPAVHAYLADPDRTDLRGGPWPEHTASIGHGEIIWTLASRGADASARHAPHSRQTASGTTALMTAAAFGHTGALDVLIAHQADARATDYAGRTARDWAEHFGQKAAMERLKQFTRR
- a CDS encoding NAD-dependent protein deacetylase, coding for MSISQLVELCRGRAVLALTGAGCSTESGIPDYRGPGRRGPAPTPVQFQAFKRDPETRRRYWARSVAGWQRFQGARPNGAHLALAELEQRAQLAGLITQNVDRLHHAAGSRQVIELHGALERVRCLDCAALEARRALQLRLLALNPGWPELPATALPDGDAELESRDALEFEVAACLECGGVLKPDVVFFGENVPRTTVDAAYEMIERADALLVVGSSLSVFSGYRFVRRAAERGKPIGIVNLGPTRGDPLATLRVDGSAGEVLGALEQALGSA
- a CDS encoding 3-deoxy-7-phosphoheptulonate synthase produces the protein MSASEHDFSDVPVENTNLTGFLPLVAPRRVKSELVASPVVLEQVLATRAALRDVIFGRDLLRRVVIVGPCSIHDPDAAIEYATRLAKVRAQTRERLIVIMRTYFEKPRTTVGWKGLINDPHLDGTCDIGTGLYRARRTLLAINELGVPCGSELLDPITPQYVADLLSWASIGARTTESQTHREMASGVSMPVGFKNGTDGSLEACVNALISAGASHHFLGINSDGATCVVQTRGNPDRHVVLRGGAEPNYFPDDVRAAAERVSAAAPAIVRSIMVDTSHGNSMKDYRRQPEVCRAVLEQMKQGQIALMGFLIESNLEEGRQDWKRGAPLARGVSITDGCLGWSATEELLFEIAETQQAPQT